The following proteins are encoded in a genomic region of Anser cygnoides isolate HZ-2024a breed goose chromosome 13, Taihu_goose_T2T_genome, whole genome shotgun sequence:
- the ITM2A gene encoding integral membrane protein 2A, which produces MVKIAFSSPFAQKDGAKKEAAEALVADRDPEVATHGGENSSGRCLLTLLGLAFILAGVVVGGACIYKYFMPKHKVYRGEMCYFENENRDRAVEPYFLPIAEEADIREDDNIAIIDVPVPKFSDSDPAAIVHDFDRLLTAYLDLQLGNCYVIPLNTSIVMPPRNLMDLFAKLATGSYLPQTYLVREEMVVTEEIDNVSDLGIFIYQLCVGKETFRLQRRDQITGLQKRSAENCHSIRHFENSFVVETKICQQ; this is translated from the exons atGGTGAAGATcgccttcagctcccccttcgCGCAGAAGGACGGCGCCAAGAAGGAGGCGGCCGAGGCGCTGGTGGCCGACAGG GATCCGGAAGTTGCCACACACGGAGGTGAAAACTCCTCTGGAAGATGTCTGTTGACTCTGCTGGGCTTAGCGTTCATCTTGGCAGGAGTTGTCGTCGGTGGAGCCTGCATCTACAAGTACTTCATGCCCAAG CATAAGGTGTACCGTGGCGAAATGTgttactttgaaaatgaaaaccgGGATCGTGCTGTGGAACCGTATTTCCTCCCTATTGCCGAAGAAGCTGACATTCGGGAAGACGATAACATAGCCATCATCGATGTGCCTGTTCCGAAATTCTCAGACAGTGATCCAGCCGCGATTGTCCATGACTTTGATAGG CTTTTGACGGCATATCTTGACTTGCAACTGGGTAACTGCTATGTGATTCCGTTGAACACATCCATAGTTATGCCACCAAGGAATTTGATGGATCTCTTTGCAAAACTGGCG acTGGTTCTTACCTGCCTCAGACTTACCTAGTCCGTGAAGAAATGGTGGTTACGGAGGAGATAGATAATGTATCTGATCTGGGTATCTTCATTTACCAACTCTGTGTTGGAAAAGAGACTTTCAGACTTCAGCGCAGAGACCAGATAACAG GTCTGCAGAAACGTTCAGCGGAGAACTGTCACTCAATCAGACACTTTGAAAACTCTTTCGTTGTTGAAACAAAGATCTGTCAACAGTGA
- the GPR174 gene encoding probable G-protein coupled receptor 174, translated as MENSSTCSNSTNLKPYYAATYTFILVPGLIGNVLALWVFYGYMKETKRAVIFMINLAIADLSQVLSLPLRIFYYLTGTWEFGSGLCMLCFYLKYVNMYASIYFLVCISVRRLLFLMYPFRFSDCKRICDVYISIAGWIVVCIGCLPFPLLRSEEANVANKCFVDLPVREVDLPTAVAMMTLGELVGFITPLFIIVYCSWKTILSLKEKNVASPDLGEKKKALKMILTCALVFLICFAPYHISFPLDFFVKTKKIKNCRVQEVISLFHAVALCLASLNSCVDPILYYFTTDEFRRRLSRQELQESVQLHSHSCGKKHSQATLQEEATDC; from the coding sequence ATGGAGAACAGCTCAACCTGCTCCAACAGCACCAACCTCAAGCCCTACTATGCAGCTACGTACACTTTCATCCTCGTCCCTGGACTAATAGGAAACGTATTGGCTTTGTGGGTCTTTTACGGGTACATGAAAGAGACTAAACGGGCCGTAATATTTATGATCAATTTAGCCATCGCTGACTTATCGCAGGTTTTATCCTTGCCTCTGAGGATTTTCTACTACTTGACTGGGACGTGGGAGTTTGGATCAGGCCTCTGCATGCTTTGTTTCTACCTGAAGTATGTCAATATGTACGCCAGCATCTACTTCTTGGTTTGCATCAGCGTGAGGCGGCTTTTGTTTCTTATGTACCCATTCAGATTCAGCGACTGCAAACGCATTTGTGATGTGTACATCAGCATTGCTGGGTGGATCGTGGTCTGCATTGGCTGTTTgcctttccctctgctgagAAGCGAAGAAGCGAATGTtgcaaacaagtgctttgtgGACCTCCCCGTGCGGGAAGTTGACCTTCCCACCGCCGTTGCAATGATGACGCTAGGTGAATTGGTGGGGTTCATAACACCCCTTTTTATCATCGTATATTGCTCGTGGAAGACTATCttatcattaaaagaaaaaaatgtcgCTTCGCCTGatcttggagagaaaaaaaaggctttgaagaTGATTCTCACCTGCGCTCTGGTATTTCTGATTTGCTTTGCGCCTTATCACATCAGCTTTCCACTGGATTTCTTTGTCAAAaccaaaaagattaaaaactgcCGCGTCCAGGAGGTGATCTCCCTGTTTCACGCCGTAGCCTTGTGCCTTGCCAGCCTCAACTCCTGCGTGGACCCCATCCTCTACTACTTCACTACGGACGAGTTCCGGAGGCGGCTGTcccggcaggagctgcaggagagcgTGCAGCTGCACAGCCACAGCTGCGGCAAGAAGCACTCCCAGGCCACGCTGCAGGAGGAGGCCACGGACTGCTAG
- the LOC106042992 gene encoding putative P2Y purinoceptor 10, protein MESNASSGNCTHPQMAFQSTLYAATYTIIFIPGLLANSAALWVLCRFISKKSKAVIFMINLAVADLAHVLSLPLRMYYYINHTWPFGSFLCQVCFYLKYLNMYASICFLTCISIQRYLFLLHPFRAKDWKRRYDAAISAAVWLFVGAACLPLPIVRSPALSNSTNTCFSDLAVKQLAPGASIALVTVAELFGFIIPFGIIACCTWKMRQSLRECQTQLQNASEKQRALRMVLMCAAVFFICFTPYHINFPLFMMVIENIITDCAVHRSTLRFHPISLCLASLNCCLDPVLYYFMTSEFQDQLLRHGCAALRARLARSRSSFSVADAGHDIRTKPRNLPRFRLWSLPKLFGRINSMEIPPVPPDELLLESIS, encoded by the coding sequence ATGGAGAGCAACGCGTCCTCTGGGAACTGCACCCACCCGCAGATGGCCTTCCAGTCCACGCTGTATGCAGCCACGTACACCATCATCTTCATCCCCGGCCTCCTGGCCAACAGCGCTGCCCTGTGGGTCCTGTGCCGCTTCATCAGCAAGAAGAGCAAAGCCGTCATCTTCATGATCAACCTGGCCGTGGCCGACCTGGCCCACGTCCTCTCGCTGCCGCTGCGGATGTATTACTACATCAACCACACGTGGCCCTTCGGGAGCTTCCTCTGCCAGGTGTGCTTCTACCTGAAGTACCTCAACATGTACGCCAGCATTTGCTTCCTCACCTGCATCAGCATCCAGCGgtacctcttcctcctccacccctTCAGAGCCAAGGACTGGAAGCGCCGCTACGACGCGGCCATCAGCGCAGCCGTCTGGCTCTTCGTGGGGGCcgcctgcctgcccctgcccatcGTCAGGAGCCCGGCCCTGTCCAACAGCACCAACACCTGCTTTTCGGACCTGGCCGTGAAGCAGCTGGCGCCGGGAGCCTCCATCGCGCTGGTGACGGTGGCGGAGCTCTTTGGCTTCATCATCCCCTTTGGCATCATCGCCTGCTGCACGTGGAAGATGAGGCAGTCGCTGCGGGAGTGCCAAACGCAGCTGCAAAACGCCAGCGAGAAGCAGAGAGCGCTGCGGATGGTCCTGATGTGCGCGGCCGTCTTCTTCATCTGCTTCACCCCCTACCACATCAACTTCCCCCTCTTCATGATGGTGATAGAGAACATCATCACGGACTGCGCCGTGCACAGGAGCACGCTCCGCTTCCACCCCATCTCCCTCTGCCTCGCCAGCCTCAACTGCTGCCTGGATCCCGTCCTCTACTACTTCATGACCTCCGAGTTCCAGGACCAGCTGCTGCGGCACGGCTGTGCCGCCCTGCGGGCTCGCCTGGCGCGCAGCCGCAGCAGCTTCTCCGTGGCGGACGCCGGCCACGACATCCGCACCAAGCCGAGAAACCTGCCGCGCTTCAGGCTTTGGTCCCTCCCCAAGCTCTTTGGCCGGATAAACAGCATGGAAATTCCCCCGGTGCCACCCGACGAGCTCCTCCTGGAGTCCATCTCTTGA